Within Meles meles chromosome 19, mMelMel3.1 paternal haplotype, whole genome shotgun sequence, the genomic segment GGGGTGCAGAGATTAAGGGGCTCTGGCTAATCTGCATAGCACGCGTTTGGCCAAACCTGGCCCCTGCCGCCACAGCCTTTGCTAAAACCACTAGATCCTTTGTGGTGTGTGTGACCGCTGGTTTTCTCCCCactgttttccctttctctttttcagaaaTGGGATTTCTACTGCCAGTGAGCTCAGTCTACCACTGTCCctgctgttttttttcttcccggCTTTATGCAAATATACCAGCCAAGTGCAAAATGCAGATCTCTGTGGtcttaatgggggggggggggtaacaaAGAAAATGTTTCCCCAGGCTCCTGAATGTAGCCAGTCAGCCCCCTGACTGTGATAACGTCAGTGGTTGCTAGGCAGAGTTCCACTGACTAAAAGCTCTTCGCTCCATGCTGGGTACTGGAGGTGGGTTCCTAAGCTTAAATATCACACACAAGCAAATGCGAAGGCAGAATAACCTAAACGGCTCGGTTGCGGGTCGTAGTGTCCTCTCTAGACCAACGGGAGGGAGTTGGACTACTGGGAATGAGCCAATTGGACCATAAGGAAGACACATATCACAGAATACAGGCATCTGCAAAGGGAGATGGGAGGTTAGCCTGCGCgtatcctccccacccccgagttttcctctttcttgcctTTGAGGTCAGAAAGAGCGCTCGCCAGCTCAAAATCTGCTGCTCTTCAGGGTCTTTCTGTCGATGCTGTCCACGCTCCCTTCTTTGCAGCTATGTCCCCGCCCCCAAGCCCACTCCTACCCAATCCGGAGTCTCGACTCTGCACCCGTACTCCTGACCAAATCCGTTTCTCAGCTCGGCAAAGCATCTCTGTACGGTCCCTTCCCACTAGCTCCGCCAATCGCTCGCCTTGGTCCCTCCCCCTTTGGCCCCTCCCTTCTCGCGCCGTCAATCCTCGCCTTTTGTCCCGCCTGCCGGCCGTCGAGCTCACCAATCCCTGCCTCTGGGAAGCGTGGCCTGGTATCCCGCAGCCCTAGCGGGTCGCGCCGTAAGGAGGTGGAGGCGGAAGTGGCGGCGCCGGCCCCGGGAGTAGGAAGGAGCCGGGGCTGCAGCCGGAGTGGAGCGGCTGCCAGCCGAGGAGCAGGCGCGGCCGCGGCGCCATATTGCGGCCCCAAGCGGCCGCGACCGAGTCATGGCCGAGACCTACGGTGAGGGTGGTGGGCCGAAGTCGGGGTTTGGGGTCTGGGCCCAGGGAGGATGCGGCCTTTGGGGAGTGGGGCGGGGCCTTATGTGCCAGGGGGCGGGGTCTGGCATGGGGCAGGGCCTAGTGGATGCTGGGAGGGGTTTAGTGGGTCCGAGGCTGAGCTCCATCGATTTGGGCGGAGCCTGAGGGTCTGGTGTGTGGGTTAAACCGGTCTGGGGCGGGATTTGAGGGAACCAGTCTTGACGGACCTGCGCAGGCCTTGAGGGAAAGGGTAGGTCTTAATGTGTCGGGGCGGAGCCTGAGTGGATGGGGTGGGGCTGACTTTATGAATGGCAGGGCTGGAGGATGGTGGGCTGGGAGAACCCCGAGGGGATGCTGTGGACCCTGGGACTGCTCTGGCTTGAGAGGTCTGCTGTGGGGTTGGGGATGAGATGTCCTTGAATTAAGTGGTGGGAGGGACTCGTGGCAAGGGCCGGGGCTTAAACTTGAgcgtgggggcagagggagggatggaggaacCGAGAATTGAAAAatctggatggatggatggatggatgaagaggaggagggaggacagggTGCGGTAGAAACAGCACTAGTACGAGTAAGAAGGAGCTACGTTCCTTCAACAAGCAGGGAAAAGCCGAGAGAACAAGTGCAAAGATCCTGAGGTGGGAACCAGCTTGCCATTTTCAGGGAATAGACTGAAGGCCAGCATGGGGAGAGGTGAAGTCGTGAGGGGCAAGGGCAAGCCTATAGTCCTCGATAAGATGGCTTTCAAGAGGCTTTAACTAGGTAATAGCCAAACTTGAACTCTGGAGCCAGTAgacctgggctcaaatcccaCCTCTGCCCAACTATGACATCTTGGGGAAGCCAGTTAACctttctggcctcagtttcctcatctggaagatGGGGATACTTTTTAGTATCCTCCCTCATAGAGTTTTTCCGAGGAATAAGTGAGCTTGCAGTAGTGAAGAACTTTAGAACTGTGCCTGTTACGTGGTAAGCGCTGTGTAAGAATTGTCTGTGACCGTTGATTCTGtcgctgtgtgtgtgtttgtcccCTTGTAACTGTGATGGTCTCTTGGCTTCCATTTTTTTGCCCTGTATCATTCTCTCCATATGGGTTTCCCTGATCTTGGCTCCATCTGCTCAGACTTCCTCTTCAAATTCCTGGTGATTGGCAGTGCAGGAACTGGCAAATCATGTCTCCTTCATCAGTTCATTGAGAATAAGTGTGAGTTTCTGGGAGTGGTCCTGGGAGCACTGAACTGTGGGCGTGGGCatggcgggggcaggggcagggctggcctTAGGTACAATTCCAGTGCTGGCTGCCTGGCCCTCGCCTTTGCTAGATCCTCCTTGAGCCTCAGTCACCCCAGCAACGAGAATGGTTTGGTACAGGCTGAGGAGGCCAGGGAGGACAGGGAATCTTTTGAACTCCTTGCattgcctcttctctccctcccactcccagtcAAACAGGACTCCAACCACACAATCGGCGTGGAGTTTGGATCTCGGGTGGTCAACGTGGGTGGAAAGACTGTGAAGCTCCAGATTTGGGACACAGCTGGCCAGGAACGGTTTCGGTAGGTGGGCTGGGCTCCcaagggaggggggcagaggagagaggagagaaaatgagagagcacgacagggagagagagagaggtgtgtgcAGTCACTTGGAGATCTGACACAGAGCCATTGAGAGGGCAGACAAGgcgggaggagagagacagagacttgAGTACAGATACCTATagccagagagagcaagggtCTTGGAGAGGGAACAGGGATAGCGAGGGAAAATGATGTTGAGAAAAAATCATAATGAAGGGACAGACCCACAGACCCTAGAGAGACTGCAGTTGATCGACCCATATGCTGGAGGGATGGAGACTTGTGCCCAGGGAGAGGCGCCCAGGGTGGGGGTGATGGGGAGAGGTGGAAAGGGAGAGACCAAAGAGAGGGAGACTGGAAAAGAGGTACActcagaaagggacagaaaaagacTGAGACTCAGAAGAAGAGCAAGGTAAGGGTgataaagagacagagaaacaggtcAGAGCCAGAGACAGGGAAGGTGAGACAAGCGAAGGCACAGAGATGGAGGTATGGATGTGtgtggcagaggggagagaaCTGTGTAGGGCTCAGCACACAGTATGTCTTCAGGAAAGGTCTGCAGACAAGGTGGTCGATGCCTGGAAACCCCGAGttggagaaacagaaatggagagaggaGGGACATGAGGGAGTCGAGTAGTCCATGGAGAGGTGTGGCCCCAGGCCAGCACCAAATAGCTGCTAAGTTAATACTGGTGTGTTGATCCGCTGagcaagacagacagacagagggccAAGGGTATACGGCTTGCACTGGGCTTAATGCTTATGGAATGATTGCCCGAGTTCGAGGGGGACCCAGGTGACGCAGAGATGCAGGCCATTGGCCCGCCTGGGAACAGGGCCTCCCAGAGATGGGgcagaagagggacaagcagatgtCCTTGCAGAGCACTTGGTCAGGGCTGGGCAAAGGGGAGATGGCAGGAAATGAGGAATGAGCGAATACATGAGAAATCAAGAGCAAGGATGAGAGGACCAGAGCCAGAGcgacagacagagatagagagcccTCGGGAATGAGAGAGGCACACATgtaagagagagatggaaagacacAGAGCAGTgaagagatacagaaagagacacagagggagtCAAAGACAGGAAAACACTCCGACAAGAGGCAACAGACAGACCTCTAAGAGAGGCAGAGATTGAGGGAAACAAAGAGAGCAGCAGAGAAGGGAATTGTGCTGAGACCAGACCACTGCCAGCTTTGGGGGGATGGACCAGCAGTAAAGGGGGGTCTCCGAACCACCAGTCTCTCTCCGCAGAGGGGGGCAATCTCAGGGCAGACCCCAGCCTCGGGGGTGACTGGGTCCCCCTGGCCCCACAGGTCGGTGACGCGGAGTTACTACCGAGGTGCGGCTGGAGCCCTGCTGGTGTACGACATCACCAGGTGGGTGCAcagagagggtggggtggggccgGGCGGGACCCCCAGCCtgtgcctgcctcccttcctcctctctcccttctccttagCCGGGAGACGTACAACTCGCTGGCCGCTTGGCTGACGGACGCCCGCACGTTGGCCAGCCCCAACATCGTGGTCATCCTCTGTGGCAACAAGAAAGACCTGGACCCAGAGCGCGAGGTCACTTTCCTGGAGGCCTCTCGCTTTGCCCAGGAGAACGGTGAGGACCCTGTGGAGGGCCAGCGGGGGAGGGGGCCTCAGCAGAGAAGCGGGGGCTGTCCACTGGGGCCCATGGGCCTTCCGGCTGTCTGTGGCTATGCCTAGCAGGGCAGTGTGGACATTGAGAGGTCTGGGTTCAGATTCGAGTGTTGCCGCATGTCAGCTGTCTTTCCTTGCCTGAGGAGTGGGAATCACAGTGTTTCTGCCCGCGTAGTGCAGGCTGGTTTAGGGGATCGGTCCCTGGGGAGCCCTCAGCACTGCCTGGACAAGGCGGCGGGCCCTGGGTCAACAGCCGTCAACAAGTGCAGGCTGTTGGCGTAATGCGGAGGTCGCACACTCCGACAACCCGGGGAGACTGGCCTGTTTTGTGAGTAAGGGAGAGAGGACAGGGTGGACTCCAAGTTAGTAGGCAGTAGCCTTAGGGGCACGGACAGGACCGACAGCCACATCCAAAGGTGTGTGAGTGCAAACTCACTTGAAAACTTCTGTGTCGGCCAAACATCTACTAAGCTCAGGGTCTGTCCGTGTCCCTCCAGTTGGTAACCTCCAGGTTTGGAGGATGGTTTTTTACCATCCTAAAGATGTGGGCTGGAGTCCTGGCTCTTACTCTCTGTGAGGCCTTGTCATGTGGCTCAAGGGTGGACCATGGTGGGCCTGGGCCTGTCCTAGGCAGTGCTGGAAACATAGCTGTAAAGACACCCTGGGCCCAGCACTTGTGAGCTCACGGTCcagtgggtggggaagggagtcAGGACACCCTTTCCAGAGAGGTCAGTGCTGGGATAGAGGAGGCACGGGGGCTGTGGGAGCCCAGGGGGCTAGGAGGGCACCTGATCATGCTGGGAGGTCAGGGAGGACTTTCTGGAGGAGGAGGTATGTAGGCCGGAACCACCAGGGGAGGGGGGCCCTCCATGGCAGGGCAGCAGCCTGAGCAAGGGCCTGGAGTGAAGGCAGAGGTGGAATGCTTGAGGAGCAGAATGAGAAGTGGCCAGTCAGAGTCAAGGGGAGGGTGGGGACTGACTGAGGCCCTGCCCCCCAGAGCTAATGTTCCTGGAGACTAGCGCCCTCACGGGTGAGAACGTGGAAGAGGCTTTCCTGAAGTGTGCCCGCACCATCCTGAACAAGATTGACTCAGGTGAGGCCCGTGACTGCCCAGAGTGGGAGTGGGAGCGGAAGGCAGGGCCCAGAGGTCTCCAGGGGACCAGTTCtgacctctcccctgccccccaactcccAGGCGAGCTCGACCCCGAGAGGATGGGCTCGGGCATTCAGTACGGGGATGCCTCCCTCCGCCAGCTGCGGCAGCCTCGGAGCGCCCAGGCCGTCGCCCCTCAGCCATGTGGCTGCTGAGACGTGCACGGAGCCAGGTGGgagcctggggccctgggacGGCAGGGGTAGGGTCCCAGCAGGGGGAAATActgaacagagacagagacacagaaaaggAGAGGCCatgagagatagtgagaaagaggCAAAAACAGTCGAGTGAAAGGAGCCATCATCCTAGCCTTGGGGATGTCCTTTCCATCTTGCCACCAGCTCTCTGCCTGGGATCTCTGACCCACCCACGcctaattcagcaaatatttattgagtgtccgCTGTGTGCCAGGTCCTGTTCAAGCAGTGGGCCAAACAGACAGTCCCTGCCCCTGTGGAGCCAACATGCTCTTGGGAGGAGACCGGCAATAAGcaagacacat encodes:
- the RAB4B gene encoding ras-related protein Rab-4B isoform X2, with the translated sequence MAETYDFLFKFLVIGSAGTGKSCLLHQFIENKFKQDSNHTIGVEFGSRVVNVGGKTVKLQIWDTAGQERFRSVTRSYYRGAAGALLVYDITSRETYNSLAAWLTDARTLASPNIVVILCGNKKDLDPEREVTFLEASRFAQENELMFLETSALTGENVEEAFLKCARTILNKIDSGELDPERMGSGIQYGDASLRQLRQPRSAQAVAPQPCGC
- the RAB4B gene encoding ras-related protein Rab-4B isoform X1 — encoded protein: MNGRAGGWWAGRTPRGCCGPWDCSGLRDFLFKFLVIGSAGTGKSCLLHQFIENKFKQDSNHTIGVEFGSRVVNVGGKTVKLQIWDTAGQERFRSVTRSYYRGAAGALLVYDITSRETYNSLAAWLTDARTLASPNIVVILCGNKKDLDPEREVTFLEASRFAQENELMFLETSALTGENVEEAFLKCARTILNKIDSGELDPERMGSGIQYGDASLRQLRQPRSAQAVAPQPCGC
- the RAB4B gene encoding ras-related protein Rab-4B isoform X3, which codes for MAETYVKQDSNHTIGVEFGSRVVNVGGKTVKLQIWDTAGQERFRSVTRSYYRGAAGALLVYDITSRETYNSLAAWLTDARTLASPNIVVILCGNKKDLDPEREVTFLEASRFAQENELMFLETSALTGENVEEAFLKCARTILNKIDSGELDPERMGSGIQYGDASLRQLRQPRSAQAVAPQPCGC